A single region of the Xiphophorus maculatus strain JP 163 A chromosome 3, X_maculatus-5.0-male, whole genome shotgun sequence genome encodes:
- the LOC102230201 gene encoding melanocortin receptor 5-like isoform X2, with product MVCGPSQKWCADRVGIIQSSAAMNRMNTSTYQEEELLGNSTWTFSYHHQNNTPTAPLLQDKASTLKPAACEQVHIAVEVFLILGIISLLENIMVITAIVKNKNLHSPMYFFVCSLAVADMLVSVSNAWETIIIYLLNNRQLVVEEHFIRQMDNMFDSMICISVVASMCSLLAIAVDRYITIFYALRYHNIMTVRRAGCIIGGIWTFCTGCGIVFIIYSETTPVIICLVSMFFAMLLIMASLYSHMFMLARSHVKRIAALPGYNSIHQRTSMKGAITLTILLGIFIVCWAPFFLHLILMISCPRNLYCVCFMSHFNMYLILIMCNAVIDPLIYAFRSQEMRKTFKEIVCCYNIRNACSNLCSLTGKF from the exons ATGGTTTGTG GTCCGTCCCAAAAATGGTGTGCAGATAGAGTGGGAATTATTCAGAGTTCAGCAGCGATGAACAGGATGAACACGTCGACGTaccaggaggaggagctgctgggtAACTCCACCTGGACCTTCTCCTACCATCACCAGAACAACACCCCCACCGCGCCGCTGCTGCAGGACAAGGCCTCCACCCTCAAACCCGCTGCCTGTGAGCAGGTCCACATTGCTGTGGAG GTGTTTCTGATCCTGGGGATAATCTCACTGCTGGAAAACATCATGGTCATCACGGCAATAGTGAAGAACAAGAACCTCCACTCACCCATGTACTTTTTTGTCTGCag TCTGGCTGTGGCAGACATGCTGGTGAGCGTGTCCAACGCATGGGAGACCATCATCATTTACCTGCTGAACAACAGGCAGCTGGTGGTGGAAGAGCATTTCATCAGACAGATGGACAACATGTTCGACTCCATGATCTGCATCTCGGTCGTGGCGTCCATGTGCAGCCTGTTGGCCATCGCCGTGGACAG ATATATCACCATCTTCTATGCTCTGAGGTACCACAACATCATGACGGTGAGGAGAGCAGGCTGCATCATTGGAGGAATCTGGACCTTCTGCACCGGCTGTGGGATCGTCTTCATCATCTACTCTGAGACCACCCCCGTCATCATCTGCCTGGTGTCCATGTTCTTTGCCATGCTGCTCATCATGGCCTCCCTCTACAGCCACATGTTCATGCTGGCCCGCTCACACGTCAAGCGGATCGCCGCGCTGCCGGGCTACAACTCCATCCACCAGCGCACCAGCATGAAGGGCGCCATCACCCTCACCATCCTCCTGGGCATCTTCATCGTCTGCTGGGCCCCCTTCTTCCTGCACCTCATCCTGATGATCTCCTGCCCCCGCAACCTCTACTGCGTGTGCTTCATGTCCCACTTCAACATGTACCTCATCCTCATCATGTGCAACGCCGTGATCGACCCGCTGATCTACGCCTTCAGGAGTCAGGAGATGAGGAAGACGTTCAAGGAGATAGTCTGTTGCTACAACATAAGAAACGCCTGCAGCAACCTTTGCTCCCTCACCGGTAAGttctga
- the LOC102230201 gene encoding melanocortin receptor 5-like isoform X1 — protein sequence MLLSPSEPLGGRICVTAPVSGPSQKWCADRVGIIQSSAAMNRMNTSTYQEEELLGNSTWTFSYHHQNNTPTAPLLQDKASTLKPAACEQVHIAVEVFLILGIISLLENIMVITAIVKNKNLHSPMYFFVCSLAVADMLVSVSNAWETIIIYLLNNRQLVVEEHFIRQMDNMFDSMICISVVASMCSLLAIAVDRYITIFYALRYHNIMTVRRAGCIIGGIWTFCTGCGIVFIIYSETTPVIICLVSMFFAMLLIMASLYSHMFMLARSHVKRIAALPGYNSIHQRTSMKGAITLTILLGIFIVCWAPFFLHLILMISCPRNLYCVCFMSHFNMYLILIMCNAVIDPLIYAFRSQEMRKTFKEIVCCYNIRNACSNLCSLTGKF from the exons GTCCGTCCCAAAAATGGTGTGCAGATAGAGTGGGAATTATTCAGAGTTCAGCAGCGATGAACAGGATGAACACGTCGACGTaccaggaggaggagctgctgggtAACTCCACCTGGACCTTCTCCTACCATCACCAGAACAACACCCCCACCGCGCCGCTGCTGCAGGACAAGGCCTCCACCCTCAAACCCGCTGCCTGTGAGCAGGTCCACATTGCTGTGGAG GTGTTTCTGATCCTGGGGATAATCTCACTGCTGGAAAACATCATGGTCATCACGGCAATAGTGAAGAACAAGAACCTCCACTCACCCATGTACTTTTTTGTCTGCag TCTGGCTGTGGCAGACATGCTGGTGAGCGTGTCCAACGCATGGGAGACCATCATCATTTACCTGCTGAACAACAGGCAGCTGGTGGTGGAAGAGCATTTCATCAGACAGATGGACAACATGTTCGACTCCATGATCTGCATCTCGGTCGTGGCGTCCATGTGCAGCCTGTTGGCCATCGCCGTGGACAG ATATATCACCATCTTCTATGCTCTGAGGTACCACAACATCATGACGGTGAGGAGAGCAGGCTGCATCATTGGAGGAATCTGGACCTTCTGCACCGGCTGTGGGATCGTCTTCATCATCTACTCTGAGACCACCCCCGTCATCATCTGCCTGGTGTCCATGTTCTTTGCCATGCTGCTCATCATGGCCTCCCTCTACAGCCACATGTTCATGCTGGCCCGCTCACACGTCAAGCGGATCGCCGCGCTGCCGGGCTACAACTCCATCCACCAGCGCACCAGCATGAAGGGCGCCATCACCCTCACCATCCTCCTGGGCATCTTCATCGTCTGCTGGGCCCCCTTCTTCCTGCACCTCATCCTGATGATCTCCTGCCCCCGCAACCTCTACTGCGTGTGCTTCATGTCCCACTTCAACATGTACCTCATCCTCATCATGTGCAACGCCGTGATCGACCCGCTGATCTACGCCTTCAGGAGTCAGGAGATGAGGAAGACGTTCAAGGAGATAGTCTGTTGCTACAACATAAGAAACGCCTGCAGCAACCTTTGCTCCCTCACCGGTAAGttctga
- the LOC102230201 gene encoding melanocortin receptor 5-like isoform X3, translating into MNRMNTSTYQEEELLGNSTWTFSYHHQNNTPTAPLLQDKASTLKPAACEQVHIAVEVFLILGIISLLENIMVITAIVKNKNLHSPMYFFVCSLAVADMLVSVSNAWETIIIYLLNNRQLVVEEHFIRQMDNMFDSMICISVVASMCSLLAIAVDRYITIFYALRYHNIMTVRRAGCIIGGIWTFCTGCGIVFIIYSETTPVIICLVSMFFAMLLIMASLYSHMFMLARSHVKRIAALPGYNSIHQRTSMKGAITLTILLGIFIVCWAPFFLHLILMISCPRNLYCVCFMSHFNMYLILIMCNAVIDPLIYAFRSQEMRKTFKEIVCCYNIRNACSNLCSLTGKF; encoded by the exons ATGAACAGGATGAACACGTCGACGTaccaggaggaggagctgctgggtAACTCCACCTGGACCTTCTCCTACCATCACCAGAACAACACCCCCACCGCGCCGCTGCTGCAGGACAAGGCCTCCACCCTCAAACCCGCTGCCTGTGAGCAGGTCCACATTGCTGTGGAG GTGTTTCTGATCCTGGGGATAATCTCACTGCTGGAAAACATCATGGTCATCACGGCAATAGTGAAGAACAAGAACCTCCACTCACCCATGTACTTTTTTGTCTGCag TCTGGCTGTGGCAGACATGCTGGTGAGCGTGTCCAACGCATGGGAGACCATCATCATTTACCTGCTGAACAACAGGCAGCTGGTGGTGGAAGAGCATTTCATCAGACAGATGGACAACATGTTCGACTCCATGATCTGCATCTCGGTCGTGGCGTCCATGTGCAGCCTGTTGGCCATCGCCGTGGACAG ATATATCACCATCTTCTATGCTCTGAGGTACCACAACATCATGACGGTGAGGAGAGCAGGCTGCATCATTGGAGGAATCTGGACCTTCTGCACCGGCTGTGGGATCGTCTTCATCATCTACTCTGAGACCACCCCCGTCATCATCTGCCTGGTGTCCATGTTCTTTGCCATGCTGCTCATCATGGCCTCCCTCTACAGCCACATGTTCATGCTGGCCCGCTCACACGTCAAGCGGATCGCCGCGCTGCCGGGCTACAACTCCATCCACCAGCGCACCAGCATGAAGGGCGCCATCACCCTCACCATCCTCCTGGGCATCTTCATCGTCTGCTGGGCCCCCTTCTTCCTGCACCTCATCCTGATGATCTCCTGCCCCCGCAACCTCTACTGCGTGTGCTTCATGTCCCACTTCAACATGTACCTCATCCTCATCATGTGCAACGCCGTGATCGACCCGCTGATCTACGCCTTCAGGAGTCAGGAGATGAGGAAGACGTTCAAGGAGATAGTCTGTTGCTACAACATAAGAAACGCCTGCAGCAACCTTTGCTCCCTCACCGGTAAGttctga
- the LOC102230465 gene encoding adrenocorticotropic hormone receptor-like, translating to MNQTGCPEVKVPFPVFFTVGIVSLAENLLVVVAVMRSRNLHSPMYCFMCSLAAFNTIASVTKTWENLMIVLADAGHLERRGPPETDLDDVMDSLLCMSFVGSISSFLAIAVDRYITIFHALRYHNIMTMQRTAAILGLIWTSCAVLAVLMVKFFNFQFIVICFIVFFVVSLAAICFLYVYMFMMARIHAKSIAALPGGGRDKSQHQRRWGSNMRGALTLTILFGAFVVCWAPFFVHLVIITVCPMNPYCECYRSLFELHVVLMMSHALIDPAIYAFRMAELRHTFRKMLFCSGWKFCL from the exons ATGAACCAGACAGGCTGCCCTGAGGTCAAGGTCCCGTTTCCCGTCTTCTTCACTGTCGGAATCGTCAGCCTGGCTGAGAACCTGCTGGTCGTGGTGGCGGTGATGCGCAGCAGGAACCTCCACTCACCCATGTACTGCTTCATGTGCAGCTTGGCTGCCTTCAACACCATCGCCAGTGTGACAAAAACATGGGAAAACCTGATGATAGTTCTCGCTGATGCGGGACACCTGGAGAGGAGGGGTCCTCCCGAGACTGACCTGGACGACGTGATGgactccctgctctgcatgtcgTTTGTAGGCTCCATATCCAGTTTCCTGGCCATTGCTGTTGACCG TTACATCACCATCTTCCATGCGCTACGTTACCACAACATCATGACCATGCAGCGAACTGCAGCCATCCTGGGGCTCATCTGGACATCATGTGCAGTTCTGGCCGTGCTAATGGTGAAGTTCTTCAACTTTCAGTTCATCGTGATCTGCTTCATCGTCTTCTTCGTCGTCTCCCTGGCAGCCATCTGCTTCCTCTACGTCTACATGTTCATGATGGCCCGCATTCATGCCAAGAGCATCGCAGCGCTACCTGGTGGCGGCAGGGACAAGTCACAGCATCAGCGGAGGTGGGGCAGCAACATGAGAGGCGCTCTCACTCTCACCATCCTGTTTGGGGCGTTTGTGGTGTGTTGGGCGCCGTTTTTTGTCCACCTGGTCATCATCACAGTTTGCCCTATGAATCCATACTGTGAATGCTACCGGTCCTTGTTCGAGCTGCATGTGGTGCTGATGATGAGCCACGCCCTCATAGACCCGGCTATCTACGCTTTCCGCATGGCTGAGCTGCGGCACACCTTCAGAAAGATGCTGTTTTGCTCAGGCTGGAAATTTTGCTTGTGA